The genomic region CACCGACACATGGCAGGTCGACGGAACTATCAATCTGATAAGTAAGTCTCCCTGACAGCTCAGCGGGGACTTCCCTCGATTCATCTTTTATGAGGTATGAACCGCGGTCAACTGCGGATATGCGGGCAAAGCCGCAACCATCCAGGCGTAACTCAGTTGTATGCGCTTCAAACCATTGGTCGAAACCGAAATCTCTTAATTTCATATAGTCGTATCACCTCGGCGGGCATAAGGCGCGGCGGCTTTTTGCCGTCGCCCTTAATGCCCTGGTTGTGCTCAGATAGGCTTTGTCTCTTCTAATTGCATTATTACGGTCGGCACCCCTGCGGGATTTAATCCACCATTTTTGATGTCCGTAAAACCAAAGTCCAAATATAAATTTCTTGCAGATTTTCCTTCAGAGACCGATTTATCAAAGGTCTGAACAAATATGTTTTCCCGGAGATTCAAGTTGCTCATAGCGAATTCGATCAATTTTCGACCATAACCTTTTCTACGATATCGTTGTGATACTGCGAGCCATGCTATTTCATTTGTTTCTTTAGAAATTACAACACCACCTATTAACTTCCTGTTGTCGCCATTCGGTTCTGAATAGATGCAAAATGCAGTGTTTAAAGAAATGGTTTGCCTTAAGAATTCTTGGAAATCAATTTCATCAGCCATAGGGCCGAATAATGGCTCGACTTCCCTTGCAAGTGCGATCCATGTGTCAAAATCAGTTATTTTTGAACAAACAACATCCATATCCATGTTTCTCTTTCTTCTTAGTTTTCGCGCACAACGACCTACATAAGGGGCTGACAGCGCGTCAGTGCTGGCAGCCCCTCTTAATGCTATTGTTCGGCGATTCTTACCGATTGGATCCAACTGTCAAGGATAAAGATTTGACCCCCTATCTCCCCAATTCTTCCCTAAAGAATAAAGATTTGACCCCCTATCTCCCCACGGCTTTTGGTGTCGGCTGAATTAGCATGGTTAGGCGTCAAATCTTTTATCATGAATGCAGAACTCGATGGACACAGGTTAGAAAATTCCGATGTGGCGCGAATCGACTCAGGTGCCTCCTCTCGTGCAGTCGCTGTGTAACCTAAACCTTCAAAGAATTTTGCAGCAGTAATGGTGAGCAAGTAAATGTACCTCACACCCCGACCCTGCGCATAGCGCTCGGCTTCGGCTACAAGGGCCTTGCCGCACCCGCGCCCTCGATTACTTTCGCAAACGACGAGAGAGCGCAGTAATGCCCTGGAACCGTAAATCTCCAATCCGACCACGCCCTTCGATTCTTGTTTGGAACCACACCCAAAGAAATGCTCAAAGTTTTGGGATGTCAGATCAGCGGTTGGTAAATCTGAGTCATTGAGCAGACGATGGACGTCAGGCGCGGCTGGTTGCCGAAATATTTGCATCGCGATCTCCATTTCTGACGGCTACCATTAAATGTTAAGAAATAAATCAGTACTATTGTCTATCAATATGGTGTTTCTTGATCTTACAT from Deltaproteobacteria bacterium harbors:
- a CDS encoding GNAT family N-acetyltransferase; translation: MDMDVVCSKITDFDTWIALAREVEPLFGPMADEIDFQEFLRQTISLNTAFCIYSEPNGDNRKLIGGVVISKETNEIAWLAVSQRYRRKGYGRKLIEFAMSNLNLRENIFVQTFDKSVSEGKSARNLYLDFGFTDIKNGGLNPAGVPTVIMQLEETKPI
- a CDS encoding GNAT family N-acetyltransferase; this encodes MEIAMQIFRQPAAPDVHRLLNDSDLPTADLTSQNFEHFFGCGSKQESKGVVGLEIYGSRALLRSLVVCESNRGRGCGKALVAEAERYAQGRGVRYIYLLTITAAKFFEGLGYTATAREEAPESIRATSEFSNLCPSSSAFMIKDLTPNHANSADTKSRGEIGGQIFIL